A genome region from Fibrobacter sp. includes the following:
- a CDS encoding thioredoxin family protein, protein MSTAVTKVQAQEFNMNAMEPPEAALHYTAGALSKESSVIVDIVIPDNWHVNANVAADEFLKPSSIEIAARGIEFGEPVWPEPIKEYNEVLEFENLVFKGHFQIKIPVTAVADGYDSLTTNATFHYQACDNSICLAPASVDIRIGSRSGIGASGLKKNDDGADPGTAQELNGFAGNEGFAGNKGAAAAALLLFFALLGGIILNLMPCVLPVLSLKLFSLIKQAGESRKRLLALGLSTTAGILASFWILAGIVAAIKAGGGAAGWGMQFQSAGFIAFMAIILTAFAMSFFGVFEIWLPGSATTKMDAAGHKSGLVGAFFTGALLVLLSTPCSAPFLGTAMGFAFTASTPVLFLFFTAAGLGLALPYLLVSVFPAVLKVFPKPGQWMVTLQKVMGVLLLATVAWLLWIVNEQAGGMGVALFVGIILATVVFSFALGKFAPPGSSFAGEMRILIIGAIAFVFSWFAYFAPQYEQNLNERFEARMAQQVLEGGWYRYSPELVAEFAKAGKTIFIDATADWCLTCKTNEAAVLDREEFRKAMDSAGVVRMKADWTRETPEVNELLRSMGKSGVPAYAIYPKGDISKQVVLPELLTTGLIMEAIP, encoded by the coding sequence TTGTCAACGGCTGTTACCAAAGTGCAGGCCCAAGAATTCAACATGAACGCGATGGAGCCGCCCGAGGCGGCGCTCCACTACACCGCAGGGGCACTTTCCAAGGAATCTTCCGTCATCGTCGACATCGTAATTCCGGACAACTGGCATGTGAACGCGAACGTCGCAGCCGACGAATTCCTGAAGCCGTCTTCCATCGAAATCGCAGCCCGCGGAATCGAATTCGGCGAACCCGTTTGGCCCGAACCCATCAAGGAATACAACGAAGTCCTTGAATTTGAAAACCTCGTGTTCAAGGGACATTTCCAGATAAAGATTCCCGTGACCGCCGTTGCGGACGGTTACGACAGCCTCACCACGAACGCGACATTCCATTACCAGGCCTGCGACAATTCCATCTGCCTCGCGCCCGCGAGCGTGGACATCCGCATCGGGAGCCGTTCGGGCATCGGAGCCTCCGGCTTAAAAAAAAACGATGACGGAGCGGACCCAGGGACCGCACAGGAATTAAACGGCTTTGCTGGCAACGAAGGCTTTGCCGGTAACAAAGGCGCCGCCGCCGCGGCACTCCTGCTGTTCTTCGCGTTGCTCGGGGGCATCATCCTGAACCTGATGCCGTGCGTACTGCCGGTGCTCTCGCTCAAGCTCTTCAGTCTCATCAAGCAGGCGGGCGAATCCCGCAAGCGCCTGCTCGCGCTCGGACTCTCGACGACCGCAGGCATCCTCGCAAGCTTCTGGATTCTCGCCGGAATCGTTGCCGCCATCAAGGCCGGCGGCGGAGCTGCCGGCTGGGGAATGCAGTTCCAGAGCGCGGGTTTCATCGCCTTCATGGCCATCATCCTCACGGCATTCGCGATGAGCTTCTTCGGGGTCTTTGAAATCTGGCTCCCGGGATCGGCCACCACGAAGATGGACGCCGCGGGCCACAAGTCGGGACTTGTCGGGGCGTTCTTCACCGGAGCGCTGCTCGTCCTTCTGAGCACCCCCTGCTCCGCTCCCTTCCTCGGGACCGCGATGGGATTCGCCTTTACCGCATCGACACCCGTGCTCTTTTTGTTCTTTACCGCCGCAGGGCTCGGGCTCGCGCTCCCCTACCTGCTGGTGAGCGTATTCCCCGCCGTGCTGAAGGTGTTCCCGAAACCGGGCCAGTGGATGGTAACGCTCCAGAAAGTGATGGGCGTGCTCTTGCTCGCCACCGTCGCTTGGCTCCTGTGGATCGTGAACGAGCAGGCCGGCGGAATGGGCGTCGCGCTCTTTGTAGGCATCATCCTCGCGACCGTCGTCTTCAGTTTTGCCCTCGGCAAATTTGCACCTCCGGGTTCTTCGTTCGCCGGTGAAATGCGAATACTCATCATAGGCGCCATCGCATTTGTTTTCAGTTGGTTCGCCTACTTTGCACCGCAATACGAGCAAAACCTGAACGAACGCTTCGAAGCCCGCATGGCCCAGCAGGTGCTCGAAGGCGGGTGGTACCGCTACTCACCGGAACTCGTCGCCGAATTCGCGAAGGCCGGCAAGACCATCTTCATAGACGCGACCGCCGACTGGTGCCTTACCTGCAAGACGAACGAAGCCGCAGTTCTCGATCGCGAAGAATTCCGCAAAGCGATGGACAGCGCGGGAGTCGTGCGCATGAAGGCGGACTGGACCCGCGAAACGCCCGAGGTGAACGAACTGCTGCGCAGCATGGGAAAATCCGGCGTGCCCGCCTACGCGATTTATCCGAAGGGAGACATAAGCAAGCAGGTCGTGTTACCGGAACTGCTCACCACCGGCCTGATTATGGAAGCGATTCCCTAA
- a CDS encoding sigma-70 family RNA polymerase sigma factor, producing MFNHSEQKIEYRKSIEELWRRYSETIYKLCVVRCNSAEEAKDLFQTVALKFCENIEQLSDREDMLPWLISVMRHTHLDLRIEKNRTLCMSGYQGCYSEYASFCEEESMFYEGRPASELLYAMEKTLERVTPLERMLVEMKFYGGFSVRELSNIFGLSENAVRKRRFAALRKMKRMMEEWFEPTKMAQ from the coding sequence ATGTTTAATCATTCGGAACAAAAAATAGAATATCGCAAGTCGATCGAGGAACTCTGGCGGCGGTATTCGGAAACAATCTACAAATTATGCGTCGTGCGGTGCAACTCTGCCGAAGAAGCGAAGGACTTGTTCCAGACCGTGGCGTTGAAATTCTGCGAAAACATTGAACAGCTGTCGGACAGGGAAGACATGCTGCCGTGGTTGATTTCGGTCATGCGGCATACGCATTTGGATTTGCGAATCGAGAAAAACCGTACGCTGTGCATGTCGGGATATCAGGGCTGCTATTCGGAGTATGCCTCCTTCTGCGAGGAGGAATCCATGTTTTATGAGGGCAGGCCCGCTTCTGAATTGCTGTACGCGATGGAAAAGACGCTCGAGCGGGTGACGCCCCTCGAACGGATGCTCGTGGAGATGAAATTTTACGGCGGGTTCTCGGTTCGGGAACTGAGCAATATTTTTGGCCTTTCCGAAAATGCTGTCCGGAAACGCCGCTTTGCCGCCCTGCGAAAAATGAAGCGCATGATGGAAGAATGGTTCGAACCGACGAAAATGGCGCAATAA
- a CDS encoding T9SS type A sorting domain-containing protein: protein MFAFAADAWHNYSVPFPIRDAVPADEDGVWLATEGGVRYRDSVNDYVFTPANGLEASNFYGIANTPIGVYAVSEYGLIARMNDDFASWKVLNRSFAAGNVRVVPGMVEYADGVLVIAFENKVAFIDLESGRSIISVDHIGDVVLSVYGPEKIEIRGDSLYVSTLVGTLARRMDWKHLADDVRLVDPETWKRVKNVCLHCRDSLKVVVDGVTLKDPLLYSDGKSSVLWQFKEGDKTYLVGREFVATYSKKKQKLTDLTDYIPFKLNGAYVVQAIPEGGVIAASVDGYMSVYTGKFWYDPVMVYLGYPAGAETYNYRLKNLSILPRGFVVAHIWGTGLHLYWSLGQQPFFDALPGVGNCLSEYDENFSVVVGTTVAPDGSGFLAATSAPDRYGIDFLSPDANLSCASEVGSHSIAGPMAARLDSATQDWIVYVSYRTEGDFSAFSSGGLDIVRFPSPSKNGGRLLNPELKTLEGLEGNTLIDMAVDEENEVLWFVTATGIGYVEFDRDTIRKPLSINGMLGAEYTSIDVDPHGNIWVGTAMQGIYRLERRNGSFDTLSATHFTMVDGLLNNMVLDLSIDKKNGAIWAAHENGVTSYHRNDLRRAKTFMTDSADAEIKVYPIPFNPHLQRFLTIDHISEDARVDIYNRGGSLIRSFAGDEVAGGRLEWDGKGKNDRYVTPGVYFYVVRTSSKVKRGKFIIKR from the coding sequence ATGTTTGCGTTCGCCGCGGATGCGTGGCACAATTATTCTGTACCGTTCCCTATACGGGATGCAGTCCCCGCCGATGAGGATGGCGTCTGGCTTGCGACCGAAGGCGGCGTGAGGTACAGGGATAGCGTGAACGATTACGTCTTTACTCCGGCGAATGGCTTGGAGGCTTCGAATTTCTATGGAATCGCCAACACGCCGATAGGGGTGTACGCGGTTTCTGAATATGGCTTGATCGCCCGCATGAACGATGACTTTGCTTCGTGGAAAGTCCTGAACAGGTCTTTTGCCGCGGGTAACGTCCGTGTTGTTCCCGGGATGGTCGAATATGCGGATGGCGTCCTGGTAATCGCCTTCGAAAACAAGGTCGCCTTCATCGATCTGGAATCCGGACGCTCTATAATTTCGGTCGACCACATCGGTGACGTGGTCCTTTCCGTGTATGGTCCGGAAAAGATTGAAATCCGTGGCGATTCCCTGTATGTATCGACGCTCGTCGGCACCTTGGCCCGTCGCATGGACTGGAAACACCTGGCGGACGATGTGCGCCTTGTGGACCCGGAAACATGGAAGCGGGTGAAGAATGTGTGCCTGCATTGCCGTGATTCCCTGAAGGTCGTTGTCGATGGCGTGACCCTCAAGGACCCCCTTCTTTACAGCGACGGCAAGAGCAGCGTCCTGTGGCAGTTCAAGGAAGGTGACAAGACTTATCTGGTGGGGCGGGAATTTGTCGCCACCTACAGCAAAAAGAAACAGAAACTGACGGACTTGACGGACTATATTCCGTTCAAGCTTAACGGGGCTTACGTAGTTCAGGCGATACCGGAAGGCGGCGTGATTGCGGCTTCGGTCGACGGCTACATGTCCGTGTATACGGGCAAATTCTGGTACGATCCCGTGATGGTGTATCTGGGGTACCCGGCCGGCGCGGAAACGTATAATTACCGGCTGAAAAATTTGTCGATACTGCCGAGAGGCTTTGTCGTGGCACATATATGGGGCACGGGCCTTCACCTCTATTGGTCGCTGGGGCAGCAGCCGTTCTTCGATGCGCTTCCGGGTGTAGGGAACTGCTTGAGCGAGTATGACGAAAATTTCTCTGTGGTTGTCGGTACCACGGTCGCTCCCGATGGGAGCGGATTTCTGGCGGCAACCTCGGCGCCGGATCGGTATGGTATCGATTTCCTCTCTCCTGACGCGAATCTCAGCTGCGCATCCGAGGTCGGAAGCCATTCGATTGCGGGCCCGATGGCCGCACGCCTGGATTCCGCGACGCAGGATTGGATTGTGTATGTCTCTTACCGCACCGAAGGCGACTTTAGCGCCTTTTCTTCTGGAGGTCTCGATATTGTTCGCTTCCCGTCTCCCTCAAAGAACGGCGGGCGCCTGCTCAATCCCGAGTTGAAAACGCTGGAGGGCCTTGAGGGCAATACTCTTATCGACATGGCTGTTGACGAAGAGAACGAAGTCTTGTGGTTCGTGACGGCTACCGGAATAGGATACGTGGAATTCGACAGGGATACGATTCGGAAGCCGCTCTCGATTAACGGGATGCTTGGCGCGGAATATACGTCGATAGACGTGGACCCGCATGGCAACATCTGGGTCGGAACGGCAATGCAGGGCATATACCGCCTGGAACGCCGTAACGGGTCGTTCGATACATTGTCTGCGACGCACTTTACTATGGTCGACGGCCTTTTGAACAATATGGTCCTGGATTTGTCTATCGACAAGAAGAACGGGGCGATATGGGCCGCTCACGAAAACGGGGTTACGAGTTACCACCGCAATGACTTGCGCAGGGCCAAGACCTTCATGACGGATTCCGCCGATGCCGAAATCAAGGTGTACCCCATTCCGTTCAATCCGCACTTGCAGCGGTTCCTGACTATAGACCACATATCGGAAGATGCCCGAGTCGACATCTACAATCGTGGAGGTTCCCTGATTCGCTCGTTTGCCGGTGACGAGGTTGCTGGCGGTCGACTTGAATGGGACGGCAAGGGCAAAAACGACAGGTATGTGACGCCGGGCGTGTATTTTTACGTTGTTCGCACGTCGTCCAAGGTTAAGAGGGGCAAGTTTATCATTAAACGCTGA
- a CDS encoding CCA tRNA nucleotidyltransferase, translated as MARIQTLAGEWFEPDLPGRLLKIAGDIRDAGGRAFLVGGWVRDALLGKSCRDYDVEVYDMAQDALVPILSKYGRTNLVGKAFGVIHLAMKGLSLDFSFPRTESKVGYGHRGFVVHTDEKLSFKEAALRRDFTINAMGMELPELTLCDPYNGIGDLKERVLRHVGPAFAEDSLRILRGVQFASRFGCTLAPETVELCRTLSLDDLSVERLFEEFKKWLLKPGKPSLGLRAFLDIKLDGYFPEIRPFEGSWETLGEILDNMVELRDCSGLSDSQKMDFAFAALLAGSAGTSLDFLGRITNETHLLKNVPLQLQALRQLDEGIVNDIPALRRLAVKLDGLRPLCLLVQSIPCRFFKSPDFAKCLWKSAGEYSLLEAAPQPYLTGKMLMDLGVKPGRQMGEIIKQSFELQLDGKIASAEDAVAWAMSFQQ; from the coding sequence ATGGCACGCATCCAGACACTTGCGGGAGAATGGTTTGAACCGGACCTGCCGGGACGCCTCCTGAAGATTGCGGGCGATATCCGCGATGCGGGTGGCCGCGCCTTCTTGGTGGGCGGCTGGGTCCGCGACGCGCTTTTGGGAAAGTCTTGCCGCGATTACGATGTCGAAGTGTACGACATGGCGCAGGACGCCCTGGTGCCCATCCTTTCGAAGTATGGCCGCACGAACCTGGTCGGGAAGGCTTTCGGCGTGATTCACCTCGCCATGAAGGGGCTTTCGCTCGACTTCTCGTTCCCGCGCACCGAAAGCAAGGTGGGCTACGGGCATCGCGGTTTCGTGGTGCATACCGACGAGAAGCTCAGTTTCAAGGAGGCGGCGCTCCGGCGCGACTTCACCATCAACGCGATGGGCATGGAACTGCCGGAACTCACGCTGTGCGACCCTTATAACGGGATTGGCGACCTGAAGGAGCGCGTATTGCGCCACGTGGGTCCCGCCTTCGCGGAAGATTCCCTGCGCATATTGCGCGGGGTGCAGTTTGCGAGCCGCTTCGGGTGCACGCTCGCGCCCGAGACCGTTGAACTCTGCCGTACGCTCTCGCTTGATGACCTGAGTGTGGAACGCCTGTTCGAGGAATTCAAGAAGTGGCTCCTGAAGCCGGGCAAGCCTTCGCTCGGGCTCCGCGCCTTTTTGGACATTAAGCTCGACGGATACTTCCCCGAAATCCGCCCGTTCGAAGGTTCCTGGGAGACGCTCGGCGAAATCCTCGACAATATGGTGGAATTGCGGGATTGCAGCGGCCTTTCCGACAGCCAGAAAATGGATTTCGCTTTTGCCGCGCTTCTTGCGGGGAGTGCGGGAACGTCCCTCGATTTTCTCGGACGTATTACCAATGAAACGCACCTGCTGAAGAATGTCCCGTTGCAGTTGCAGGCGCTCCGGCAGCTTGACGAAGGCATCGTAAACGACATTCCGGCGCTCCGCCGTCTGGCTGTAAAGCTGGATGGGCTCAGGCCGCTTTGCCTGCTGGTGCAGAGCATCCCGTGCCGTTTCTTCAAATCGCCTGATTTTGCGAAATGCTTGTGGAAATCCGCCGGCGAATACAGCCTGCTCGAAGCCGCCCCGCAGCCCTACCTCACAGGCAAGATGCTCATGGACCTGGGCGTAAAGCCCGGCAGGCAGATGGGCGAAATCATCAAGCAGAGTTTTGAACTGCAGCTTGACGGCAAGATTGCTAGTGCTGAAGACGCAGTTGCTTGGGCGATGAGCTTTCAGCAGTGA
- a CDS encoding glycosyltransferase, producing the protein MGGIIIACLTALYVLLFLFFIIGLVRTHRYKGPKATPSVSVVVPMRNEEEFAQRTLEALAEQDYAGEWEVICVDDRSTDSTREILEKFAATHPKFRVLSLSPDLPVIASPKKRALESAFKIAKNEVLLTMDADCIPRKSWITAMAGRFVDGICIVQGPKQNNGSRTMPHLYQKLETLGYTAMEAAGFSWGHPIVASAACLAYKKELFFKVGGFGDLINLSSGDDDMLIHKMMKIPGTKVCYNLDKDAVIETAPVHTWKQLFNQRARWSSNGTNYESKAYVLLLTLIYTYYIWMFISPWCVAFLDFPWQWCVFSIAPKIVVDFVFLMIASWKLHSKRKMFAFLPTELIQIPMIVFAVPAGITGMFRWK; encoded by the coding sequence ATGGGCGGTATTATCATCGCATGCCTCACCGCACTCTACGTGCTCCTGTTCCTATTCTTCATAATAGGGCTTGTCCGCACGCACCGTTACAAGGGGCCGAAAGCGACCCCGAGCGTCTCGGTAGTGGTCCCAATGAGGAACGAAGAGGAATTTGCGCAACGCACGCTCGAAGCGCTGGCCGAACAGGACTACGCCGGCGAATGGGAAGTCATCTGCGTGGATGACCGCTCCACGGATTCCACCCGCGAGATTCTCGAGAAATTCGCCGCGACGCACCCGAAGTTCCGCGTGCTCAGCCTCTCCCCCGATTTGCCCGTAATCGCTAGTCCCAAGAAGCGGGCCCTCGAAAGCGCGTTCAAAATCGCGAAAAACGAAGTGCTTTTGACGATGGACGCCGACTGTATCCCACGCAAGAGCTGGATAACCGCGATGGCGGGCCGGTTCGTGGACGGGATATGCATCGTGCAGGGGCCGAAGCAGAACAACGGCAGCCGCACCATGCCGCACCTTTACCAGAAACTCGAAACCCTCGGCTACACCGCGATGGAAGCCGCCGGGTTCAGCTGGGGACACCCGATCGTCGCGAGCGCCGCATGCCTCGCCTACAAGAAGGAACTGTTCTTCAAGGTGGGCGGATTTGGCGACCTCATCAACCTCTCGAGCGGCGACGACGACATGCTCATCCACAAGATGATGAAGATTCCCGGCACCAAGGTCTGCTACAACCTGGACAAGGACGCCGTAATAGAGACCGCGCCGGTACACACGTGGAAGCAGCTGTTCAACCAGCGCGCCCGCTGGAGCAGCAACGGCACGAACTACGAGAGCAAGGCCTACGTCTTGCTGCTCACGCTCATCTACACGTATTACATCTGGATGTTCATAAGCCCGTGGTGCGTCGCCTTCCTGGACTTCCCGTGGCAGTGGTGCGTTTTCAGCATCGCGCCCAAAATCGTCGTGGATTTCGTATTCCTGATGATTGCGTCCTGGAAACTGCATTCCAAGCGCAAGATGTTCGCCTTCTTGCCGACAGAACTCATCCAGATTCCGATGATAGTGTTCGCCGTGCCCGCGGGCATTACGGGAATGTTCCGCTGGAAGTGA
- the lpxA gene encoding acyl-ACP--UDP-N-acetylglucosamine O-acyltransferase: protein MHIMIHPSAFVSPQAKVHETASIGPWCLVDCGAEIGENVVLESRVHVYGGVSVGANTHVYDGAILGAPPQDLKYAGEPTRLSIGENCTIREYCTLNRGTVQGGGCTRVADKVLVMAYSHIAHDCDIREGVVIANGCQIGGHVRIGEYATLGGVTGIQQRNQVGAYAFVGGTHKVDRDVPPCTKAYGSPIRFGGLNLHALRLHPDLFPEERVEALSRAYRELYRSGRPVSEVVEELKKGPELLFQAFFDEHWGGTLVRP from the coding sequence ATGCATATTATGATTCACCCGTCCGCATTTGTGAGCCCGCAAGCCAAAGTCCACGAAACAGCCTCTATTGGCCCGTGGTGCCTAGTGGACTGCGGTGCGGAGATAGGGGAAAACGTGGTTCTCGAGTCCCGCGTGCACGTTTACGGCGGGGTCTCCGTCGGCGCGAACACCCATGTCTATGACGGGGCCATCCTCGGCGCTCCTCCGCAAGATTTGAAATATGCGGGTGAGCCGACACGCCTCAGCATTGGCGAAAACTGCACCATCCGCGAGTACTGTACGCTCAACCGCGGTACGGTCCAGGGGGGCGGCTGCACGCGCGTTGCAGACAAAGTATTGGTCATGGCTTACTCGCACATCGCACACGATTGCGACATCCGCGAAGGTGTCGTCATCGCGAACGGCTGCCAGATTGGCGGGCACGTGCGAATCGGCGAATATGCGACCCTCGGGGGCGTTACCGGAATCCAGCAGCGTAACCAGGTGGGCGCCTATGCCTTCGTGGGCGGCACGCACAAGGTGGACCGCGACGTGCCCCCCTGCACCAAGGCGTACGGGAGCCCCATCCGCTTCGGCGGGCTCAACCTGCATGCGCTCCGCTTGCACCCGGACCTGTTCCCCGAAGAGCGTGTCGAGGCGCTTTCCCGCGCTTACCGGGAACTCTACCGCAGCGGCCGCCCCGTATCCGAGGTTGTCGAGGAACTGAAAAAAGGCCCGGAACTCCTGTTCCAAGCCTTTTTCGACGAGCATTGGGGCGGCACTCTCGTTCGCCCGTAG
- a CDS encoding glycoside hydrolase family 5 protein gives MLFYKYIIALSTALILAGCNSGGGGLNQASENDDKNTKSHPAVDYSKGRAMNQRLGHGINLGNSWESVGTGANADCGWGNCIKDEDFQIIKAAGFNSVRLPVRWEQDADIDGNIDPLRLAGVKEDIAIAHSLGLAVIVNFHHYNDMNYAAVHYEDDPVAFNEELNRFVIMWTQVAAALNEFPDSLLVYEIMNEPHDIKKSSTVNAIMTACYNAIRAVTQTKTIMFEGNGYSKFAAIKQLDLPQDGNIIVSGHYYDPYEFTHQGTATTYPCGAGITSSDLTQIGRDFKSYVDSAKAYYPDTDGTHGVPMNMGEFGAIGRNGSKCGADAPSEAMRAQWTQYVIKAAESYGISWHYWAYGKTSGFQAYNQEAGEWFPEMKKTFDAYTVKAFPTI, from the coding sequence ATGCTTTTTTACAAATACATTATCGCTCTTTCGACCGCATTAATCCTCGCAGGCTGCAACTCAGGCGGCGGGGGTCTAAACCAGGCTTCGGAAAACGATGACAAGAATACCAAGAGCCACCCGGCGGTCGACTACTCCAAGGGCAGAGCCATGAACCAGAGGCTCGGCCACGGCATCAACCTCGGCAACTCCTGGGAATCCGTTGGCACCGGCGCGAACGCTGACTGCGGCTGGGGCAACTGCATCAAGGACGAGGACTTCCAGATTATCAAGGCAGCCGGTTTCAATTCCGTGCGCCTTCCCGTACGTTGGGAACAGGATGCCGATATCGACGGCAACATCGACCCGCTGCGCCTCGCCGGCGTCAAGGAAGACATCGCAATCGCGCACAGCCTCGGACTTGCGGTTATCGTCAATTTCCACCATTACAACGACATGAACTACGCCGCGGTACACTACGAGGACGATCCCGTGGCCTTCAACGAAGAACTGAACAGGTTCGTCATCATGTGGACCCAGGTGGCGGCAGCGCTGAACGAATTCCCGGATAGCCTGCTCGTCTACGAAATCATGAACGAACCGCACGACATCAAGAAGAGTTCGACCGTGAACGCCATCATGACGGCCTGCTACAACGCCATCCGCGCCGTAACCCAGACCAAGACCATCATGTTCGAGGGCAACGGCTACTCCAAGTTCGCCGCCATCAAGCAGCTCGACCTTCCCCAGGACGGCAACATCATCGTGAGCGGTCACTACTACGATCCCTATGAGTTCACCCACCAGGGTACCGCCACCACGTACCCCTGCGGAGCGGGAATCACGAGCTCCGACCTGACCCAGATTGGAAGGGATTTCAAATCGTATGTCGATTCCGCCAAAGCGTACTACCCCGATACAGACGGCACACACGGCGTTCCCATGAACATGGGCGAATTCGGCGCAATCGGCCGCAATGGTTCGAAATGCGGAGCTGATGCCCCGAGCGAAGCCATGCGCGCGCAATGGACACAGTACGTCATCAAGGCCGCCGAAAGCTACGGCATCAGCTGGCACTACTGGGCCTACGGCAAGACCAGCGGGTTCCAGGCTTACAACCAGGAAGCCGGTGAATGGTTCCCCGAAATGAAAAAGACGTTCGACGCCTACACAGTAAAGGCGTTCCCGACCATCTAA
- a CDS encoding carbohydrate binding domain-containing protein has product MKSHLQTIIWKCAVGSLLLASFSFASFSDFRDRDNSRFVTREAKPFRPDKDVVSVVMREAIPRGGGYTYQYPRENPEPILTDKYAMEGALSMEIELIASDYSGVAICIAGSVDLTPYFEEGVLEFWIKGDKGGENALFVLVDDGVKSNGESLQVKLRSKSLGEITTEWKHFSIPLKLFGKTGVYWDAKNTREVMLPFSWENFKGFRLEVRKDENESFKVWIDDIVIKKHGKAYEGPANYPFRNAI; this is encoded by the coding sequence ATGAAATCACATCTGCAGACCATCATCTGGAAGTGCGCCGTGGGCTCGCTTCTTCTTGCGTCTTTCTCCTTTGCGAGTTTCAGCGACTTTAGGGATAGAGATAATTCCCGCTTCGTTACACGCGAGGCTAAACCTTTCCGTCCAGACAAGGACGTGGTAAGCGTCGTCATGCGCGAAGCCATCCCCCGCGGCGGTGGATATACCTACCAGTACCCGCGTGAAAACCCTGAACCGATCCTCACGGATAAGTACGCCATGGAAGGTGCTCTTTCCATGGAAATTGAGCTTATCGCGAGCGACTATTCCGGTGTGGCTATCTGTATTGCCGGTTCCGTGGACCTTACCCCCTATTTTGAGGAAGGCGTCCTCGAGTTCTGGATCAAGGGCGACAAGGGCGGTGAAAACGCTCTGTTCGTGCTCGTCGACGACGGCGTGAAGAGCAACGGTGAATCCCTTCAGGTGAAGCTCCGCTCCAAGAGCCTCGGTGAAATCACCACCGAATGGAAGCATTTCAGCATTCCGCTCAAGCTGTTCGGCAAGACCGGTGTGTACTGGGACGCGAAGAACACCCGCGAAGTCATGCTCCCGTTCTCTTGGGAAAACTTCAAGGGCTTCCGTCTCGAAGTCCGCAAGGATGAGAACGAGTCCTTCAAGGTCTGGATTGACGATATCGTAATCAAGAAGCACGGCAAGGCTTACGAAGGCCCGGCCAACTACCCGTTCCGCAACGCAATTTAA
- a CDS encoding glycoside hydrolase family 18 protein produces MKLKLFVTTIAVACVAMSQAAADKVIGYFPYWSQYSQFYPKDIRYNTVTHIHYSSLLPAEDGSLAFPDENDAPNYDSLANMCAANNVKLVVSVGGVEAEGALKAIAGSDEALSTFVGNLKTWVGEHKANGVELDWQNITADDAADYAKMMNALVDAFSGIIVASTMYPLAAMEPYTAEVMNKLSYINVFIPDQMSEENSTLVPNQGGKIIAETLEKAADAGIQKSLLVPVVYFYGKSFLGATGFGSSHQGTGSGNEGYLPYKELMSKFDTPDYKVSFDSDSQSEIAVSKEEAIVFMGIPSVKAVAVNVKNNGYAGVAVYDVSQDHHEPIVSVLVTIGLELRPGVNYKAAKK; encoded by the coding sequence ATGAAACTCAAACTTTTTGTAACGACAATTGCGGTTGCCTGCGTGGCAATGTCCCAGGCTGCAGCCGACAAGGTGATTGGCTATTTCCCCTACTGGAGCCAGTATTCCCAGTTCTATCCGAAGGATATCCGCTACAACACGGTTACCCACATCCACTATTCTTCGCTCCTGCCTGCTGAAGACGGCTCGCTCGCTTTCCCCGACGAAAACGACGCTCCGAACTACGACTCGCTCGCGAACATGTGTGCCGCCAACAATGTGAAGCTGGTGGTTTCTGTCGGTGGCGTGGAAGCCGAAGGTGCACTGAAGGCTATCGCTGGTTCTGACGAGGCCCTCTCGACGTTTGTTGGCAACCTCAAGACTTGGGTTGGCGAACATAAGGCGAATGGCGTGGAACTCGACTGGCAGAACATCACTGCTGACGATGCCGCGGACTATGCGAAGATGATGAACGCCCTCGTGGATGCCTTCTCCGGCATCATCGTGGCTTCTACCATGTACCCCTTGGCAGCGATGGAACCGTACACCGCTGAGGTAATGAACAAGCTCTCTTACATCAACGTGTTCATTCCCGACCAGATGAGCGAAGAGAACTCTACGCTCGTTCCGAACCAGGGCGGCAAGATTATCGCCGAAACTCTCGAGAAGGCCGCTGATGCTGGCATTCAGAAGAGCCTCCTCGTGCCGGTGGTCTACTTCTACGGCAAGTCCTTCCTGGGCGCTACGGGCTTCGGTTCTTCGCATCAGGGAACGGGTAGCGGTAACGAAGGTTACCTGCCGTACAAGGAACTCATGAGCAAGTTCGACACTCCCGACTACAAGGTTTCCTTCGATTCTGACTCTCAGTCCGAAATTGCCGTGAGCAAGGAAGAAGCCATCGTGTTCATGGGTATTCCTTCTGTGAAGGCTGTCGCCGTGAACGTGAAGAACAACGGTTATGCCGGCGTGGCGGTTTACGATGTGTCGCAGGACCATCATGAACCCATCGTCTCCGTGCTGGTGACTATCGGCTTGGAACTCCGCCCCGGCGTGAACTACAAGGCTGCGAAGAAGTAA